The following is a genomic window from Spirosoma foliorum.
ACTGGCTCTCGATAATGACAAAGCGTTGTTGTTTCACTGCACCGCTGGTAAGGATCGGACGGGTATTGGCGCGGCACTAATTCTATCGGCGCTGGGCGTTGACCGGAGCATTATTCTGAAAGATTACGCAGCTACCAATGAGTATTGGAAAGGCGGTCAGGCTCAGGCAATTCAGTCGATGATTAAGCAGGGTATGGATGAGAAAACGGTAAAAAGCATGTTAGCGGCTAATCCCGTTTATCTCCAAAGTGCTTTCGACGCGATTGATCGGCAATATGGTTCGATGGACAAGTTTCTGGCTCAGGCGATGGAATTAACGCCGGCAAAACTGGCGCAATTACGAACGAAGTACGTCCAGTAACAGGGGGTTGCCTTAATGACAAAACAGCGCGGGACGTACAACGATTTGTACGCTCCGCGCTGTTTTATGTGGCTATCTGGTTGAGCGTAGTCTAAGACTACGCTCAGGTGTTATCCGGTCTTTGACCGGAATAAAAGCAAGATAAAAACCGGTCAAAGACCGGATAACACACCGACGTAGTAAACACTACGCCGAACGATGGCTGTTATTATTTAACCCGTACGCCAACTGATTCAAACATATTCATCAGCGATCCTTTCAGGTGATCGTCGTCCACTTTGGCCAACTCAACAGGAATCTCACCCGCCTGAGCAGTGTCGAAGTAAATGGTTAATTTGTCTTTTTCTTCGATCGTTTTTGTGATGGGCGTAGCCGGTCTAACACCAGCCGGATCTTTTAATTCGCCGGTCAGTTTGCCATCTTTCCGAACCAGCTCTGTTACAAACTTGGCATCGCCCTCTGGGGTACCTTTGATAGTAATTTCCCATTTACCCGCAAAAAAGTCGGTTGGAGGAGTTGTTTGAGAAAAGCCTTTGACACAAACGCCCAGGAAGAAAATGAATAGGAATAGACTTACTTTTTTCATTGGTATACTTGGTTTAAATTGTGAAATTTTGAATGTGACACTTAGTTAACATGAGGCATGTACTACACACCGACCAAATCATTTATTAACAATGCATTACAGGACCTTTCTTTTGTCATTCCGACAAAGGAGGAATCTTAAGGTTTCTTTATGCTCTACTAAGGATGCTTTAAGATCCCTCCTTTGTCGGGATGACTAAAAAGGCTACCATGACTCCATTTATTTAGCACCCTTGAACGACATGCCCTGAACCTTGAGGGTTAATGAGGTAACCTTTTTGTCCGTGCCCCGATCAAATTGGAATACCGTTCCATTATCGCCTTTAAATTCATCGGGTTCAGCGCCTGATGCGAGGTCGCCTTCATTCGTTCCCGCCTTGATGTGCAATTTGCCATCTTTAGGAGTGATCTCAATGTACTCAAAAGGCATACCCGTCATTTTGTATTTCCCGGCATAAGCGTCCAAATCCTGGGCAGATGACCCTGCTGATTTTGCAGGCTGAGCCGAGGCTGATTTTTCACTGGCACTCGCTGATTGGCTGGTTTGAAATTCCAGATCCATCAGCACAAACAACGCCTGACCCGCTGGAGCCTTATCATTTTTAAAAACCAGATACACATCGTGAACGCCCTTCACCTCCGTCAGTTTGGCAACGACCGGCGGTGGCAGATTCGTCATGCTGGCTCCATCAGTAGGCGACATAAAAGCTGTTTCGCCAATTAGTTTACCGGTCGGTTCATCTAACCGCACTTCAATACTGCCACCAGCCGCATTCAACTGAGATTTGGGTGCCGAAGCGGTAAATTTAATCTGGGCAATATTTGTCAGGTCGATACCACTGAATCCAATATTCCCACCTTTTACGGAGGCAATGATAATGGTACCGTATTTCATGACCCCATCCGTTTTATCGGCTTTTCCGGCAGGCATCTTGGCATTACGGAGTAACAGTGTTTTTTCGGCCGTAATGGGTGGAATGCCTGCACTACCTTTATCCTGATACGCAGCTCGAACCAGATAACGCCCCTCTCCTTTGTCGCCTGATGGCAAACTCATGGTATAGCTCCCTTTAACGGGCAGCGATGGTGCCGCTTGTTTCTTTTCGGCCAGGCTTAGAATATAGGAAACCATAACCCCAGCGTCGGCTGCCGATAACTGTGGGTGAGCACTCATCGCAACATCGCCCCATACGCCACTCCCTCCCGAAATAACCTTCTTGGTTAAGCGGTCGGCAGCACTGGCATCGCCCTTGTATTTAAGCGCCACTTGTTGGTACGCTGGCCCAATCGACTTTTTCTCCATGCTATGGCAAGCCTTGCAGTCATTGGCTTCAATCAGGCTGAGTCCCTTTCCTACCTGAGCAGTGGCATCGGCACTGCGGTGGCCCTGCGCAATTGTGACCAGATCGTATCCTTCGGCCAGATAATCGATGTTAACCGCAACCTGACTGGGTTTGATTTTTCCGTTGGCTAAACTACCATCTTCCTTATCCTCAACCTTTACATCATACACAAAGGATTGGCCGGGAAAGAAAAATGTCTGGTTGCTATTCTGGGTTTCGAACGTAAGCACGGGTTCTTCATTCCCCGCCATAATCTCGATAGTCCGACTCGTGCTGCCCCCTTTTGGATCGGAAACTGTCAGCGTGGCTTTATATATACCAGCTTTGTCGAAAGAGACCGTTGGATTGGCTTCCCGGAAGGTCCGGGCAGTGCCGCCTGCTGCGGGTTTTACGGTCCAGACGTAGGTCAATGCATCGTTGTCGAAGTCCTTGGTTCCAGCCGACGAAAGTCTGGCTTTGAAAGGAATGGCACCGCCTTTTTTGGAGGTAGCTACCTGAACAACAGGCTTGCGGTTACCGCCGTTGTATTCAATGCGAACCAGTCGAGCATCATCATTCTGAGTAAACCAGCCGCTACCATACTCCAGCATGTACAGGTCGCCTTCTGGCCCAAACTCCATGTCCATTGGGTTGGAGAATTTATAGCTCGGCATCACCCGCTCCATCGACTTATAATTACCGGAAGCATCCATAGTAACGGCCATCAACCAGCCCCGCATCCATTCGTAGGTCAGGAGTTTGCCATCGTAATAATCCGGGAAAGGGCGCTTCGCTCCGCTGAATTGATCTTTGTAATAAACCGGGCCCGCCATAGCCGAACGACCACCGGAACCTACCAACGGAAACTCTTTCGATTCGGCATATGGGTACCAAATAAAGGCTTTTTGCGCTGGGGGCAATTGGTTCAATCCGGTATTATTGACGGATTTATTGATCGGTTGGGCTGGGTCATACAAAGGACCCGACTCACCCGTGGCAAAATCGTATTGGTGGTAAGGTTTGTTGTCGCCAACAAAATAAGGCCAGCCGTAATTACCAGCTTTTCGGGCCTGCCCTACTTCATCCTGGCCAGCAGGGCCACGTTTATCATTGGGCTGCGAGGCATCAGGACCGATGTCACCCCAGTACAGGAAACCCGTTTTTGGATCTACCGAGATACGAAACGGATTCCGGTGGCCCATCGTATAGATTTCGGGACGAGCTTTAGTAGTGCCCTTTGGAAACAGGTTGCCTTCGGGAATGGTGTACGTTCCATCCGCTTCAGGATGAATACGAATGATTTTGCCGCGTAGATCATTCGTGTTAGCCGACGTCATCTGCGCATCAAAAGGTGAACGCCCCGGCCGTTCGTCCGACGGGCTATAGCCGTTGGATTGTTGTGGGTTGATATTATCACCCGTGGAGAGGTAAAGATTCCCCTTTGAATCGAAAGTGAGCGATCCCCCTGCGTGACCACTGATTTCGCGTTGCGTATCGACTTCCAGAATGACTTTTTTCGAGGACAGCACCAGTTCATCGCCTTTCAGCTCGTAGCGAGTCAGGATATTCTTAGCCTCTTTTCCTTCGGGCGAGTAATACAGGTACAACCAATGGTTTTGCGAAAAATGCGGGTCTTTGTTTATGCCTAGAAGCCCACCTTCATCTTCCCCAACTTTACCTTCCTTGTCCGTCACCTTGGTATTGACCGGAATGTGAGCAATAGTAGTTAATTTGCTGGTAGAGGGGCTATAAAGTTTCACCGCACCTTTCCGTTCCACAAGCAATACCCGGCTATCAGGCAGCACGACTAACTCCATCGGCTCGTCGAGTTTCTCGGCCAGCACAACTTTCGAAAACCGATTCTCGTCGGGCAGTAGTTTCGATTTTGCTTTGCTATAATCCAGTGGTTTAGGCGAATCACCCCCCATCACGTACTGTAATCCAGCGCCCAGATGCCGCAAAAAGAGTGGCTCCGAGAAGGTGGCGTCGGTGTGACCACCCGCCGTATAGAATGAACGGCCACCATCAAACTCCTGATACCAGGCCATCGGGTGGTTATCACCATTAGTACCACCCTTGTAGGTTTTTTCGTCAATGGTTAGTAGTACATGCAGTGCCGGACTGATGTTTTTAAAGGAATAGAATTCGTCTTCCCGCTCCCAGCGCTCTGGGAGGAAACTAGTGGCAGGATTGTTTTTATCGACCACGACAAAAGTGCCTTTCTGGACGTTGTCGGGCATGGGGTGATTGGAAAACCAGGCTCCCGCCAGTTGATTGTACCAGGGCCAGTCGTATTCAGTATCGGTAGCGGCATGAATGCCTAAATACCCACCTCCAGCCTGAATATAACGCTCAAACGCATTTTGCTGCTGTGCGTTTAGGACATCGCCAGTAGTACTCAGAAAGACCACAGCCCGGTATCGTTTCAGGTTTTCTTCGGTAAAGCGGGCTGCGTTTTCAGTAGTATCTACCGCAAAGCCTTTCTCTTTACCCAATTGGAACAACGCTTTCTGCCCTGCCCCAATAGAAGCATGACGAAAAGCGGCTGTTTTGCTGAACACCAGAATACGCGGTGGGTCAACAATACCCACATACGACCATAGACCTGTGGATACCAGCCCAATCAGTAGCGTTCCGAATAGCCATTTAAGCGGATTAGGGATACGTTGTAACATCGAAAAGTGCTCGATTATTTAGTGAAAAAATTGAAGGATTCTCAAAAGCGTAATTTTTACGAAATAAAGGTAAGGCGTTTTTCTTCTAATTCGTAAATTTTACGGAATGTTTTTTTTAGTTTTGATGTATGAACTCGCTCGAAGAAGTCACAGATTTTGTCCAGAACGGCCATCAGGAGTATTTGCCTCACGTCACTATCGACCCGGTCATTTTTGGCTACCATGATCAGCAGCTCAGGATTTTACTCCTGAAATGGAAAGGACTTAATGGTTGGGGGTTGCCCGGCGGTTTTATTCGGCGGAGAGAACCGCTGAGTCAGGCCGCTCATCGGGTGTTAAACGAGCGAACGGGTCTCGACGATTTATTCCTTCAACAGTTTCACGTTTTTGGCGATTCTCCTTATCGGCTTCAGGAACGGAGCGCCCGTGAGTTCAAAGAAAATTATGGTCTTGAGGTATCCGACGATAACTGGCTGTTCGAACGAACCCTATCGATTGGCTATTTTGCGTTAGTGGATTATTCGAAGGTTAGCGTTACGACCGACTTTTTCACCGAGGGTTACCAGTGGTGGGACGTTAAAGAGATTCCGCCCATTTTATTCGATCAAAATGAAACGGTCGACAAGGCATTGACAACGCTTCGGCTCCAGATTTATCACCAGCCAATTGGCTACAACCTGCTACCCGAAAAATTCACGTTGCCCGAAATTCACACGTTGTATGAAACGATTTTAGGAAAAACCCTAGATCAACGGAATTTCGCCAAAAAGCTGGTAAGCCTGGGGTTAATCAAAAAACTAGCCGAACAGCGATCAATTGGTCCTCACCGGTCTCCTTACCTATATCAGTTCGAAAAAGAGGCCTATGAGGACGCCTTGAAGCTGGGAATCGTGCATACTTATTAAATGATGAATGATGAATGATGAATGATGAATGATAGTAAAAACTAATTACCTGATATTCAAAGAAATAATATCATTCATCATTCATCATTCATCATTATCCATTAAATCACTGAACCACAAAGCTTTCGTTTGGATTAGCCTGCACCACGAATGTTTTGGTCAAAGTTTCGGTGTCGGTCATAACCGTTAGGTGGTAGGTACCCGTTTCAAGATTCGAGAAGTCAAATTGCTGACTCAGTCCTTTTTTCAGATTCACGGTTGATTTATAAACAACCTGTCCGTTGGCATCCCAAATAGCTAATTTCCCTTTGGTCTGAATCGGCTGAACGTATAGTTTGATTTTCTGCCCGGCGGTCATCACAACACGAGTCTGGGTAGAAGAAGGTTGTATAGTTGAATTGTTTGCAAATGATGCGGTACTAGCTACCAGGCCCAACATCAGAATCAGTACATTTTTCATGGCTTTTGTTAGTAAATGTTTGTTTGTCTCGTTTGAGTAGGACAAAGTTGCCACTGAACAATCGGGCCAGAAACTAAAAGGCGATGAGCCTTCAAATCAGGAAGATGAGTATGGATTTTTCCGGGATGAGCGAAAAGTCACTCCTGTGCCTTAAGGCTAAAAACACAGATAGTACATGTGTCGTACTACGTCTTAATCGGTTTAATAATCTTCCCTTAACACGCAACAAAAACCGGGGCTTTACCTTTGTGGTGGTCAATATGAATCATCGTTATGCGCTTTATCGCTGTTTTCAATCAATTTCAAACGTCTTATGGATTAGGGTTTGATAGCTTACTCGATGCTGTCGATTTCCTGTTCTGGGGCTACGAAGATCACGAATTAATGCCGGAAGGTGTTTATGATATCCTGGCCGATCAGGCTACGCCTTATGAGCATGCGGGCCAATTGCTGGGTTCGACCAGTGCGGCTTCCATCCGCACGATCGCTACCGATTACCTGGCGAACATTCGGCAATTGAGCTACTTCCTGCGCTCTAGTGCTGGTTAGGCAAACTAGATTCTACGAGGACTCTGTGGGATTCTATAGCGCTGATAACTAGCGACAATAGAAGCCAAAGAATCCCTGAGAATCTAAACAGACAGCCGATTAATCAATAAAAAACGCACTCATTCATTTTTCGCAATTCTGAGGGCTAACAAAATCAACCCTTCGGAGTTGTAAAACGGGCATGCCAGCTCGGTCTGTAGGTTCATTATACCTCCAGATTATCGATCAGGCATCCTTATGCACTACCAACTCAACAATTCACTATGGCTCATCATCGATTAAAAGCAACGTCTAATAATATTAACAATCTCTGGTTTGGGGCCGACACGCCTATCCGCCAGTATAAAATCAAGTCGAATCCCGAGTTATGGGAAGCTTGCCAGCGTATTAGCCGGGTATTCAAGGCTCCCTCTGGTGCATCTGCTGCCGAGTACTACACCAAGTCAGATCGAGCTGCCTTTGCCAGAGCCGTTCAACAAAAATTATATCAGCCCACAGCGAGTCGGCAAGCTCATTATTATTGCCGCCAATTAGAAGCCGCCTGATAACATAGCGTGGATAGCG
Proteins encoded in this region:
- a CDS encoding ThuA domain-containing protein; the protein is MLQRIPNPLKWLFGTLLIGLVSTGLWSYVGIVDPPRILVFSKTAAFRHASIGAGQKALFQLGKEKGFAVDTTENAARFTEENLKRYRAVVFLSTTGDVLNAQQQNAFERYIQAGGGYLGIHAATDTEYDWPWYNQLAGAWFSNHPMPDNVQKGTFVVVDKNNPATSFLPERWEREDEFYSFKNISPALHVLLTIDEKTYKGGTNGDNHPMAWYQEFDGGRSFYTAGGHTDATFSEPLFLRHLGAGLQYVMGGDSPKPLDYSKAKSKLLPDENRFSKVVLAEKLDEPMELVVLPDSRVLLVERKGAVKLYSPSTSKLTTIAHIPVNTKVTDKEGKVGEDEGGLLGINKDPHFSQNHWLYLYYSPEGKEAKNILTRYELKGDELVLSSKKVILEVDTQREISGHAGGSLTFDSKGNLYLSTGDNINPQQSNGYSPSDERPGRSPFDAQMTSANTNDLRGKIIRIHPEADGTYTIPEGNLFPKGTTKARPEIYTMGHRNPFRISVDPKTGFLYWGDIGPDASQPNDKRGPAGQDEVGQARKAGNYGWPYFVGDNKPYHQYDFATGESGPLYDPAQPINKSVNNTGLNQLPPAQKAFIWYPYAESKEFPLVGSGGRSAMAGPVYYKDQFSGAKRPFPDYYDGKLLTYEWMRGWLMAVTMDASGNYKSMERVMPSYKFSNPMDMEFGPEGDLYMLEYGSGWFTQNDDARLVRIEYNGGNRKPVVQVATSKKGGAIPFKARLSSAGTKDFDNDALTYVWTVKPAAGGTARTFREANPTVSFDKAGIYKATLTVSDPKGGSTSRTIEIMAGNEEPVLTFETQNSNQTFFFPGQSFVYDVKVEDKEDGSLANGKIKPSQVAVNIDYLAEGYDLVTIAQGHRSADATAQVGKGLSLIEANDCKACHSMEKKSIGPAYQQVALKYKGDASAADRLTKKVISGGSGVWGDVAMSAHPQLSAADAGVMVSYILSLAEKKQAAPSLPVKGSYTMSLPSGDKGEGRYLVRAAYQDKGSAGIPPITAEKTLLLRNAKMPAGKADKTDGVMKYGTIIIASVKGGNIGFSGIDLTNIAQIKFTASAPKSQLNAAGGSIEVRLDEPTGKLIGETAFMSPTDGASMTNLPPPVVAKLTEVKGVHDVYLVFKNDKAPAGQALFVLMDLEFQTSQSASASEKSASAQPAKSAGSSAQDLDAYAGKYKMTGMPFEYIEITPKDGKLHIKAGTNEGDLASGAEPDEFKGDNGTVFQFDRGTDKKVTSLTLKVQGMSFKGAK
- a CDS encoding NUDIX hydrolase gives rise to the protein MNSLEEVTDFVQNGHQEYLPHVTIDPVIFGYHDQQLRILLLKWKGLNGWGLPGGFIRRREPLSQAAHRVLNERTGLDDLFLQQFHVFGDSPYRLQERSAREFKENYGLEVSDDNWLFERTLSIGYFALVDYSKVSVTTDFFTEGYQWWDVKEIPPILFDQNETVDKALTTLRLQIYHQPIGYNLLPEKFTLPEIHTLYETILGKTLDQRNFAKKLVSLGLIKKLAEQRSIGPHRSPYLYQFEKEAYEDALKLGIVHTY
- a CDS encoding T9SS type A sorting domain-containing protein — encoded protein: MKNVLILMLGLVASTASFANNSTIQPSSTQTRVVMTAGQKIKLYVQPIQTKGKLAIWDANGQVVYKSTVNLKKGLSQQFDFSNLETGTYHLTVMTDTETLTKTFVVQANPNESFVVQ